In Oryza sativa Japonica Group chromosome 2, ASM3414082v1, the following are encoded in one genomic region:
- the LOC4328920 gene encoding probable polygalacturonase, with translation MAALHGHGFAVTVLLVVLLVQCDAAEATTCAGAVPARPRPETVSIAEFGGVGDGRTVNTWAFHKAVYRIQHQRRRGGTTLLVPAGTWLTGSFNLTSHMTLFLARGAVLKATQETRSWPLAEPLPSYGRGRELPGARYTSFIHGDGLRDIVITGDKGIIDGQGDVWWNMWRQRTLQHTRPNLLEFMHSSGIHISNIVLKNSPFWNIHPVYCDNVVITNMMIIAPHDSPNTDGVDPDSSTNVCIEDSYISTGDDLVAIKSGWDEYGIAYGRPSSGITIRRVRGSSPFSGIAIGSEASGGVSNVLVEDCSIFNSGYGIHIKTNIGRGGFIRNITVDNVRMNSVRNGLRIAGDVGDHPDEHFSQLALPTVDAVSIKNVWGVNVQQPGSIEGIRNSPFTRICLANVKLFGWRNNAAWKCRDVHGAALGVQPGPCAELTTSLSSGFCSY, from the exons ATGGCCGCGTTGCATGGGCATGGCTTCGCGGTCACCGTGCTACTGGTGGTGTTGTTGGTGCAATGTgacgcggcggaggcgacgacgtGCGCCGGTGCGGTGCCGGCGAGGCCACGGCCGGAGACGGTGTCCATCGCCGAGTTCGGCGGCGTGGGCGACGGCCGGACGGTGAACACGTGGGCGTTCCACAAGGCAGTGTACCGCATCcagcaccagcgccgccgcggcggcaccACGCTGCTCGTGCCGGCCGGAACGTGGCTCACCGGCAGCTTCAACCTCACCAGCCACATGACCCTCTTCCTCGCCAGGGGCGCCGTCCTCAAGGCCACACAG GAGACGAGGAGCTGGCCGCTGGCGGAGCCGCTGCCGTCGTACGGAAGGGGGAGGGAGCTGCCGGGGGCGAGGTACACCAGCTTCATCCACGGCGACGGCCTCCGCGACATCGTGATTACAG gtgacaAGGGAATCATCGATGGACAAGGTGATGTATGGTGGAACATGTGGAGGCAAAGGACACTTCAGCATACCAGGCCCAACCTTCTGGAATTCATGCATTCCAGTGGCATTCACATCTCCAACATTGTTCTCAAGAATTCACCCTTCTGGAACATCCATCCTGTTTATTGCGA CAATGTGGTCATAACCAACATGATGATCATCGCACCACATGACTCGCCCAACACCGATGGAGTTGATCCAG ATTCTAGCACCAACGTATGCATCGAGGACTCCTACATCTCAACCGGCGACGATCTCGTGGCCATCAAGAGCGGCTGGGACGAGTACGGCATCGCCTACGGGCGGCCGAGCTCGGGCATCACCATCAGGCGCGTCAGGGGCTCGTCCCCCTTCAGCGGCATCGCCATCGGCAGCGAGGCATCGGGAGGCGTCAGCAACGTGCTGGTGGAGGACTGCAGCATCTTCAACAGCGGCTACGGCATCCACATCAAGACCAACATTGGGAGGGGCGGCTTCATCAGGAACATCACCGTTGACAACGTCCGCATGAACAGCGTCCGCAACGGGCTGCGCATCGCCGGCGATGTCGGTGACCACCCAGATGAGCACTTCAGCCAGCTCGCGCTGCCCACCGTGGATGCTGTCAGCATCAAGAACGTGTGGGGTGTCAATGTGCAGCAGCCCGGGTCGATCGAGGGGATCAGGAACTCGCCGTTCACGAGGATATGCCTCGCCAACGTGAAGCTGTTTGGGTGGAGGAATAATGCAGCTTGGAAGTGCAGGGACGTCCATGGCGCGGCGCTGGGTGTGCAGCCGGGGCCGTGTGCAGAGCTCACGACCAGCCTTTCTTCAGGGTTCTGCAGCTATTAG